A single Fusarium oxysporum Fo47 chromosome IV, complete sequence DNA region contains:
- a CDS encoding P-loop containing nucleoside triphosphate hydrolase protein, with translation MSNTKTPKPKRDMKVLCLGLPRTGTASMAEALTVLGYKDVFHGLKILDDKEAWKNLERATDASFPNLPTYTGKPFTREQWDEIWGECEATTDVASIYAPRLIETYPDAKVILVIRDFEPWFKSVDESVLKQLWNPIAEFSIKFVEPLLGSRAGPAARKQMLGLFQAETVGEARKNSRETYDRHHRVIREMVPKGQLLEYRMGQGWEPICEFLDKPVPEKEFPWVNEAAELRRIVKEKVKSNIVDAAMVVMPWAGAAAALGAGYWMMYNR, from the coding sequence ATGTCAAACACAAAAACTCCCAAGCCAAAACGAGACATGAAAGTCCTCTGTCTCGGCCTCCCCCGTACAGGCACAGCTTCCATGGCCGAAGCCCTCACTGTTCTCGGCTACAAAGACGTGTTCCACGGTCTCAAAATCCTCGACGACAAAGAAGCCTGGAAGAATCTTGAGCGCGCAACAGACGCTTCATTCCCGAATCTTCCGACATACACGGGAAAACCCTTCACTCGTGAACAGTGGGATGAGATCTGGGGAGAATGTGAAGCCACCACCGATGTAGCGTCTATTTACGCACCGCGGCTCATTGAGACGTACCCCGATGCTAAAGTCATTCTTGTAATTCGGGATTTTGAACCTTGGTTCAAGAGCGTTGACGAGAGTGTTCTCAAACAACTCTGGAACCCGATTGCCGAGTTCTCCATCAAATTTGTTGAACCACTGCTTGGGTCTAGAGCAGGCCCAGCGGCGCGAAAGCAAATGCTAGGTCTTTTCCAAGCAGAGACAGTTGGAGAAGCTCGAAAGAATAGCAGAGAAACGTATGACCGCCATCATCGTGTTATTCGAGAGATGGTGCCCAAGGGACAACTACTCGAGTATCGCATGGGCCAAGGCTGGGAGCCCATTTGTGAGTTTCTGGATAAGCCTGTGCCGGAGAAGGAGTTTCCTTGGGTGAATGAGGCAGCGGAACTACGGAGAATTGTAAAGGAGAAGGTTAAGAGTAACATTGTTGATGCTGCGATGGTTGTTATGCCGTGGGCTGGAGCGGCTGCTGCTTTGGGAGCTGGATACTGGATGATGTATAATAGGTGA
- a CDS encoding chaperonin 10-like protein has translation MASNLSFVLNKPGDVSFEERPKPTLSSPHDVLVAVNYTGICGSDVHYWVHGSIGKFVVEDPMVLGHESAGTIVEVGSKVKTLKVGDRVALEPGYPCRRCQNCLAGKYNLCPDMVFAATPPYHGTLTGYWTAPADFCFKLPDNVSQQEGALIEPLAVAVHIVKQARVKPGDSVVVMGAGPVGLLCAAVAKAYGASKIVSVDIVQSKLDFAKDFASTHVYASQRIAPEENAKNICELAGLPEGADVVIDASGAEPSIQASIHVLKNGGSYVQGGMGKADITFPIMAFCIKEATASGSFRYGAGDYPLAVELVATGKVDVKKLITGVVDFKQAEEAFKKVKEGEAIKVLIKGPNEQ, from the exons ATGGCCAGC AACCTCTCCTTCGTCCTCAACAAGCCCGGCGACGTCTCCTTCGAGGAGCGCCCCAAGCCCACCCTCTCGAGCCCCCACGATGTCCTCGTCGCCGTCAACTACACCGGCATCTGCGGTTCCGACGTGCACTACTGGGTCCACGGCTCCATCGGCAAGTTCGTCGTCGAAGACCCCATGGTTCTAGGCCACGAGTCCGCCGGCACAATCGTCGAAGTCGGCTCCAAAGTCAAGACCCTCAAGGTCGGTGACCGCGTCGCTCTCGAGCCCGGCTATCCCTGCCGACGATGCCAGAACTGTCTCGCTGGAAAGTATAACCTCTGCCCGGATATGGTGTTTGCTGCTACACCACCTTACCACGGAACTTTGACCGGTTACTGGACTGCGCCTGCGGATTTCTGCTTCAAGCTTCCTGATAATGTTTCGCAGCAGGAGGGTGCTCTGATTGAGCCTCTCGCTGTCGCTGTTCACATCGTCAAGCAGGCCCGCGTCAAGCCCGGTGACTCCGTCGTTGTCATGGGCGCTGGACCCGTTGGTCTTCTCTGCGCCGCTGTCGCAAAGGCCTACGGAGCCTCCAAGATCGTTAGTGTCGATATTGTCCAGAGCAAGCTCGACTTCGCCAAGGACTTCGCCTCCACCCACGTCTACGCTTCTCAACGCATTGCACCCGAGGAGAACGCCAAGAACATCTGCGAGCTCGCTGGTCTCCCCGAAGGCGCTGACGTTGTCATTGACGCCAGCGGTGCCGAGCCCTCAATCCAAGCATCTATCCACGTCCTCAAGAACGGCGGTAGCTACGTGCAGGGTGGTATGGGCAAGGCCGACATTACCTTCCCCATCATGGCATTCTGCATCAAGGAGGCTACAGCCAGTGGTTCATTCCGCTACGGCGCTGGTGATTACCCTCTCgctgttgagcttgtcgcTACCGGCAAGGTCGATGTTAAGAAGCTCATCACTGGGGTTGTCGACTTCAAGCAGGCCGAGGAGGCtttcaagaaggtcaaggagggagaggcgaTCAAGGTTTTGATCAAAGGACCCAACGAGCAGTAA
- a CDS encoding cytochrome c oxidase biogenesis protein Cmc1 like-domain-containing protein, with amino-acid sequence MAAMAVQNPPVPEEKLGVPSRNPLPLSASQEAQVRDIFYQKVRKECADEIKAFAACALGRTFTVSFACRAEHRSMNSCMKLHATQSAHDEAREEWFALRIERQRERERKARVAQAQEEFMREWWGLPEHVRLSRQKEMEQRGERIHGLTAKDRPRSEGQ; translated from the exons ATGGCCGCAATGGCCGTCCAGAACCCCCCGGTGCCAGAGGAGAAGCTCGGAGTCCCCTCTCGCAACCCTCTACCTCTCTCCGCATCACAAGAAGCACAAGTCCGAGACATATTCTACCAAAAAGTCCGAAAAGAATGCGCCGATGAGATCAAAG CATTCGCCGCATGCGCTCTTGGCCGCACATTCACCGTCTCCTTCGCCTGCCGCGCCGAACACCGCTCCATGAACAGCTGCATGAAACTGCACGCCACACAATCCGCGCACGACGAGGCACGTGAGGAATGGTTCGCCCTACGAATAGAGCGCCAGCGGGAACGCGAGCGAAAAGCCAGAGTCGCGCAGGCGCAGGAGGAGTTTATGAGGGAGTGGTGGGGATTACCCGAGCACGTGCGGTTGTCGAGACAGAAGGAGATGGAGCAGAGGGGGGAGAGGATACATGGACTTACGGCGAAGGATAGGCCGAGGAGCGAGGGACAATGA
- a CDS encoding rRNA-processing protein UTP11, which translates to MSSMRNAVARRPHRERAQPLERRRLGLLEKHKDYSLRAKDFNKKKAQLKNLKEKAAERNEDEFYFGMMSRKGPGSKIQDGKRWSGTVEGDRGNKAMDVETVRLLKTQDIGYIRTMRQVVAKEVARLEEQVVLTRGFDKLDEDEDDEDEGSDSEFDFATAPSRPKEPRKIVFMDDEEQREETILDLEDEDDADKTFEGFDDDKKKEAEFERAKALRRLRRQLENARKKLKALTDAEGELEIQRAKMAKTATSGGTTRKGKKIMVRTRKR; encoded by the exons ATGTCTTCTATGCGAAATGCCGTGGCACGACGCCCTCACAGAGAGCGTGCGCAGCCTTTAGAACGTCGAAGACTcggtcttcttgagaagcacAAG GATTACTCGCTTCGAGCCAAagacttcaacaagaagaaggcgcagctcaagaacctcaaggaAAAGGCGGCCGAGCGAAACGAGGATGAGTTCTACTTCGGTATGATGTCCCGAAAGGGACCGGGGTCGAAGATCCAGGATGGCAAGCGATGGAGTGGAACGGTCGAGGGCGATCGAGGAAATAAGGCGATGGACGTTGAGACTGTGCGGCTTTTGAAAACGCAGGATATTGGATACATTCGAACGATGCGACAGGTTGTGGCGAAGGAGGTTGCGAGACTAGAAGAGCAGGTCGTTCTCACACGAGGTTTCGACAAgcttgacgaggatgaggacgatgaagacgagggcAGCGACTCTGAATTCGACTTTGCGACCGCTCCGTCAAGACCTAAAGAGCCCCGAAAGATTGTATTCATGGACGACGAAGAGCAGCGTGAGGAAACAATACTGGatctcgaggatgaagatgacgccGACAAGACATTTGAAGGATTCGACGATGAtaagaagaaagaagctgAATTTGAGCGCGCAAAGGCCCTTCGTCGCCTTCGCCGCCAACTCGAGAATGCGcgcaagaagctcaaggctcttACGGACGCAGAGGGCGAATTGGAGATCCAGCGCGCaaagatggccaagacaGCGACGTCGGGAGGAACTACACGcaaaggaaagaagatcATGGTGCGGACACGGAAGCGATAA
- a CDS encoding glycoside hydrolase: MGVGLPFTPSRALLSLLIALLVFYCLFSEISGPSIQFIPSSYDWSKHTLRYPLTISSMAKPPRGSPVNLPRIQHDFSNPELRKRELETADQRRKDIKQAFKKTWRSYEKYAWGSDELKPLSLKGRDTFGGWAATICDNLDTLWIMGMKREFYRAVDFVTRMDWDIPTADGFNVFETTIRHLGGLLSAYELSGESALLAKAIELGDLLYGTFDNPEHMPPHTIKFKTLKEGLGHPEPRQSAASLGSMSMEFTRLSQQTGNPKYYDAIDYITKAFERTQNETAIPGLWPLQINAEDGFKVTDDTFGMGANGDSLYEYLIKEYVLLQGLEPKYGKMYLAAADAGIKHLMFRPMLPEQDDVLMLGEASFPPRVKESRLSTGVEHLTCFAGGMYALGGKALGRDDHVVVGEKLARGCAKAYAAYPSGLMPEIVQVERCPTLEPCAFEPKYKKEPLGFRAREASYLLRPETIESVFYLYRITGNEEFRDIAWNMWTSVRAAAETDDAFAAVEDVGAEEIKHKDYMESFWMAETLKYFYLIFEDEEVISLDEWVFNTEAHPLRRMAN; encoded by the coding sequence ATGGGCGTAGGTCTGCCATTCACCCCGTCCAGGGCATTATTATCGCTCTTAATCGCATTACTCGTATTCTACTGCCTTTTCAGCGAAATATCAGGCCCCAGCATTCAATTCATCCCCAGCAGCTATGACTGGAGCAAACACACCCTGCGGTATCCATTGACCATCAGCAGCATGGCCAAACCGCCGCGAGGATCACCAGTCAATTTACCACGTATCCAACACGACTTCTCCAATCCCGAATTGAGGAAACGTGAGCTTGAGACCGCGGATCAAAGACGAAAAGACATCAAGCAAGCATTTAAAAAGACTTGGAGGTCTTACGAGAAGTATGCTTGGGGAAGTGATGAATTGAAGCCATTGAGCTTGAAGGGTCGTGATACTTTTGGTGGGTGGGCTGCGACCATCTGCGACAACCTCGACACCTTGTGGATCATGGGTATGAAGCGGGAATTTTACAGAGCTGTTGACTTTGTGACTCGCATGGATTGGGACATTCCGACAGCCGATGGATTCAACGTTTTCGAGACAACAATTCGACATCTTGGAGGTTTACTTTCGGCTTATGAGCTCAGTGGAGAGAGCGCCTTGCTGGCCAAGGCGATTGAGCTGGGAGATCTTTTATACGGTACCTTCGACAATCCGGAGCATATGCCACCGCATACGATCAAATTCAAGACCCTCAAAGAAGGATTGGGTCATCCAGAACCACGACAGAGCGCTGCCAGCTTGGGAAGTATGAGCATGGAGTTCACCCGTTTGTCGCAACAGACCGGCAACCCCAAATACTACGACGCCATCGATTACATCACCAAAGCATTTGAGCGAACACAAAACGAGACCGCCATTCCTGGCTTATGGCCTCTCCAGATCAACGCTGAGGACGGGTTTAAGGTTACCGACGACACGTTTGGCATGGGCGCTAACGGCGACTCGCTGTATGAGTATCTCATCAAGGAATACGTCCTCTTACAGGGTCTTGAACCCAAATATGGAAAGATGTACCTCGCCGCCGCCGACGCTGGAATTAAGCACTTGATGTTTCGACCGATGCTGCCAGAACAAGATGACGTTCTCATGTTGGGCGAAGCATCATTCCCTCCTCGAGTCAAAGAATCGCGATTGAGCACTGGCGTGGAGCATTTGACTTGCTTCGCTGGAGGCATGTATGCCCTTGGCGGCAAAGCACTCGGACGAGACGATCACGTCGTCGTCGGCGAGAAACTCGCCCGTGGCTGCGCAAAAGCATACGCTGCCTACCCCAGTGGTCTCATGCCAGAAATCGTGCAAGTCGAACGCTGTCCAACACTCGAGCCCTGTGCCTTTGAGCCAAAGTACAAGAAAGAGCCTCTCGGTTTCCGAGCAAGAGAGGCATCATACCTTCTCCGACCCGAGACCATTGAGTCCGTCTTCTACTTATATCGCATCACCGGAAACGAGGAGTTCCGGGACATTGCGTGGAACATGTGGACTTCGGTCCgcgctgctgctgagacGGATGACGCGTTTGCAGCGGTGGAGGATGTTGGTGCCGAAGAGATCAAGCATAAAGATTACATGGAGAGCTTTTGGATGGCAGAGACGCTGaagtatttttatttaatctttgaggatgaggaggttATCAGTTTGGATGAGTGGGTGTTCAACACTGAGGCTCATCCATTGAGACGCATGGCGAACTAG